The following coding sequences are from one Hymenobacter sp. DG25A window:
- a CDS encoding prephenate dehydrogenase, whose product MKTVTIIGVGLIGGSLAISLRQKGLASHIIGVDHSPENLLQARQLQLIDEGTPDLISAVRRADLVVVAVPMDAMLTVLPQVLDAVKNQVVIDVGSTKSMLLTAVAGHPKRGRFVAVHPMAGTEYSGPEAAVPELFTDKTLVICDAEQSDADAVAQVQSLFEQLQMNIEYLDAAAHDLHTAYVSHISHITSFALALTVLEKEKEEQQIFALASGGFASTVRLAKSSPDMWVPIFRQNRVNVLDVLDEHIHQLQHLRQLIAQEDYAAVYQQIQQANLIKKILK is encoded by the coding sequence ATGAAAACTGTAACTATCATCGGTGTCGGGCTCATTGGCGGCTCACTGGCCATCAGCCTCCGGCAGAAAGGATTAGCCAGCCACATTATTGGGGTAGACCACAGCCCCGAAAACCTGCTGCAGGCCCGGCAGCTACAGCTGATTGACGAAGGCACCCCGGACCTGATCAGCGCCGTGCGCCGGGCCGACCTGGTGGTAGTGGCCGTGCCCATGGATGCCATGCTCACGGTGCTGCCCCAGGTTTTGGATGCGGTGAAAAACCAGGTAGTTATCGACGTGGGCTCTACCAAATCCATGCTGCTGACCGCTGTGGCCGGGCATCCCAAGCGGGGCCGTTTCGTGGCCGTGCACCCCATGGCCGGCACCGAATACTCCGGCCCGGAAGCCGCCGTGCCGGAACTGTTCACCGACAAAACCTTGGTTATCTGCGACGCCGAACAGAGTGATGCTGATGCCGTGGCGCAGGTGCAAAGCCTCTTCGAACAGCTGCAGATGAACATTGAGTACCTCGATGCGGCTGCTCATGATTTGCATACGGCGTACGTGTCACACATTTCCCATATCACGTCTTTCGCACTGGCCCTCACCGTATTAGAAAAGGAAAAGGAAGAGCAGCAGATTTTTGCCCTGGCCAGCGGGGGCTTCGCCTCCACCGTGCGCCTGGCCAAAAGCTCCCCCGATATGTGGGTGCCCATCTTCCGCCAGAACCGCGTGAACGTGCTGGATGTACTCGATGAGCACATTCACCAGCTGCAGCACCTGCGCCAGCTCATTGCCCAGGAAGACTACGCCGCCGTGTACCAGCAGATCCAGCAAGCCAACCTCATTAAGAAAATTCTGAAGTAA
- a CDS encoding chorismate mutase produces MQSALFNRQPDDKPYLISGPCSAETEEQVLDTCQRLAATGKVQALRAGIWKPRTKPGGFEGVGTKGLPWLKKASELTGLPIAVEVATAKHVEDCLAFGVDILWVGARTTGNPFSVQEIANVLRGVQVPVLVKNPIHPELELWVGAVERLQKAGLEKVGLIHRGFSSYGNTDYRNAPMWHLPIEMKRRQPEMPLLCDPSHICGRRDTLFAVAQQALNLGFDGNMIESHQNPDAAWSDAKQQITPEVLKDLIQDLVWRHETTNQREFLTALASLREQINQLDAEIIQLLGRRMGVAEKIGEYKKENDITILQTSRWNEVLERAQRQGTSVGLTPEFVEQYFAAVHLESINRQNAIMNRE; encoded by the coding sequence ATGCAATCTGCCCTTTTCAACCGCCAGCCAGACGATAAGCCTTACCTGATTTCCGGACCCTGCTCCGCCGAAACCGAAGAGCAGGTGCTGGATACCTGCCAGCGCCTGGCCGCCACCGGCAAGGTGCAGGCCCTGCGCGCCGGCATCTGGAAGCCCCGCACCAAGCCCGGCGGCTTTGAGGGCGTGGGCACCAAGGGCCTGCCCTGGCTCAAGAAAGCCAGTGAGCTGACGGGCCTGCCGATAGCCGTAGAAGTAGCCACCGCCAAGCACGTGGAAGACTGCTTGGCCTTTGGGGTAGATATTTTGTGGGTGGGCGCCCGCACCACCGGCAACCCGTTTTCGGTGCAGGAAATTGCCAACGTGCTGCGCGGCGTGCAGGTACCGGTGCTGGTGAAAAACCCCATTCACCCGGAGCTGGAGCTGTGGGTGGGCGCCGTGGAGCGCCTGCAAAAGGCCGGGCTGGAAAAAGTGGGCCTCATTCACCGGGGCTTCAGCAGCTACGGCAACACCGACTACCGCAACGCGCCCATGTGGCACCTGCCCATCGAGATGAAGCGCCGCCAACCGGAAATGCCGCTGCTCTGCGACCCCAGCCACATCTGCGGCCGCCGCGATACGCTCTTCGCCGTGGCCCAGCAGGCCCTCAACCTGGGCTTCGATGGCAACATGATTGAGAGCCATCAGAACCCCGACGCGGCCTGGAGCGACGCCAAGCAGCAAATCACGCCCGAAGTACTGAAGGACCTGATTCAGGATTTGGTGTGGCGCCACGAAACCACCAACCAGCGCGAGTTCCTGACGGCCCTGGCCAGCCTGCGCGAGCAAATCAACCAGCTCGATGCCGAAATTATCCAGCTGCTGGGTCGCCGCATGGGCGTGGCCGAAAAAATAGGCGAGTACAAGAAGGAAAACGACATCACCATCCTGCAGACCAGCCGCTGGAACGAAGTGCTGGAGCGCGCCCAGCGCCAGGGCACGTCTGTGGGACTCACCCCGGAGTTTGTAGAGCAGTATTTCGCCGCCGTGCACCTGGAGTCCATCAACCGGCAGAACGCCATAATGAACCGGGAGTAA
- a CDS encoding lysophospholipid acyltransferase family protein codes for MKPLVQVALRVFFRKLEVRNPQRLQMPGPLLITGNHPNTLMDPLVVAVNRREPIAFLAKSTFFQNPILRRIMESGNSIPIYRRQDAETGEGGASLEEIAARNEASFGRCFDYLGQGGTVMIFPEGTSVSERKLRPLKTGAARIALGTEARYNFQLGLHVLPLGINYFDPTRFRSDVFINVAPPIRVADYAAAYQQDPEAAADLLTEEIRRRMEVRLVITRDAAEDELARQVERTFGDHLNPDDDPTTLYDNFQLSRTLQQAILYFEQHAPAHLTEVRRQLTTYLAQLHKFRLTDEALEAGQQKTGTRFSRAVSTASRLILGLPLYVYGVINNYIPYIIPSLIARKATTDIAFLAPIMLVTGMLTFSLGYVAQTALVHHFTQDWRWTTLYALSLAPAGFFALNYWGNLEGRLRRLRTLQLFRQQRPAMEALLQQRTLILQLLNEARVAYLAAKAGKKGEAAID; via the coding sequence ATGAAACCGCTGGTGCAGGTAGCACTGCGCGTGTTTTTTCGTAAGCTCGAAGTTCGTAATCCACAGCGGCTGCAAATGCCGGGGCCGCTGCTGATTACCGGCAACCACCCCAACACGCTGATGGATCCTTTGGTGGTGGCCGTAAACCGCCGGGAGCCCATTGCCTTTCTGGCCAAGAGCACCTTCTTTCAAAACCCCATCCTGCGCCGCATTATGGAGTCCGGCAACTCGATTCCCATTTACCGCCGGCAGGATGCCGAAACCGGGGAAGGCGGCGCCAGTCTGGAGGAAATAGCGGCCCGCAACGAGGCCTCCTTTGGCCGCTGCTTTGATTATTTGGGCCAGGGCGGCACAGTGATGATTTTTCCGGAGGGCACCAGCGTATCAGAGCGTAAGCTGCGGCCATTGAAAACCGGCGCGGCGCGCATTGCCCTGGGTACGGAAGCCCGCTATAATTTTCAGCTGGGGCTGCACGTGCTACCGCTGGGTATTAATTATTTCGATCCGACCCGGTTTCGCTCCGATGTCTTTATCAATGTGGCCCCGCCTATCCGGGTAGCCGATTATGCCGCGGCCTACCAGCAGGACCCCGAAGCAGCGGCCGATTTGCTGACCGAGGAAATCCGCCGCCGCATGGAAGTGCGCCTCGTGATTACCCGCGACGCCGCCGAGGACGAGCTGGCCCGGCAGGTAGAGCGCACCTTCGGCGACCATCTCAACCCCGATGACGACCCCACCACGCTCTACGACAACTTCCAGCTGAGCCGCACGCTGCAGCAGGCCATTCTCTACTTCGAGCAGCACGCCCCCGCCCACCTCACGGAAGTGCGCCGGCAGCTGACCACGTATCTGGCCCAACTACATAAATTCCGGCTCACCGATGAAGCGCTGGAAGCTGGTCAGCAGAAAACCGGCACCCGCTTTTCCCGCGCCGTTAGCACTGCCTCGCGCCTTATTCTGGGGCTGCCGCTGTATGTGTACGGCGTTATCAACAACTACATTCCCTACATTATACCTTCCCTGATTGCCCGCAAAGCCACGACAGACATTGCCTTTCTGGCGCCCATTATGCTGGTCACGGGCATGCTTACCTTCAGCCTGGGGTATGTGGCCCAAACGGCGCTGGTGCACCATTTCACGCAGGACTGGCGCTGGACCACCCTCTACGCTCTGAGCCTGGCCCCGGCGGGCTTTTTTGCCCTCAACTACTGGGGCAACCTGGAAGGCCGGCTGCGGCGCTTGCGTACCCTGCAGCTTTTCCGGCAGCAGCGGCCTGCCATGGAAGCGCTACTACAGCAGCGCACCCTTATTCTACAGCTGCTGAACGAAGCCCGGGTGGCCTATCTGGCCGCCAAAGCCGGCAAGAAAGGCGAGGCGGCTATCGACTGA
- a CDS encoding metallophosphoesterase family protein codes for MGGALMAGSWLMGCSLLESSPNQAYAPAAEQHQTSRNLARLAAQPPTHHGDTVRFVLVGDTQRFYDETADFVASVNQQPRIDFVTIAGDISDFGLGREMHWVHRRLQKLRVPYLTVIGNHDELGNGRAAYQAHFGPLNYSFVYQGTRFICLDTNGREYGFNGRVPDLDWLEQQLADTAGIARTVILCHVPPNDADFDPKLVQPYTQLLGRHPKVTLHLGAHIHRFTAGQPFHDGLTYLTAYNLRKRRYHILTLWGQRYFRLETVSYAKVR; via the coding sequence GTGGGTGGAGCGTTGATGGCGGGCAGCTGGCTGATGGGGTGCAGCCTGCTGGAATCCAGCCCCAACCAGGCCTACGCACCGGCCGCCGAGCAGCACCAGACCAGCCGCAACTTAGCCCGGCTGGCCGCGCAGCCCCCTACCCACCACGGCGACACGGTACGCTTTGTCTTGGTAGGCGACACCCAGCGGTTTTATGATGAAACGGCGGACTTCGTGGCCAGCGTAAACCAGCAGCCGCGCATCGATTTTGTGACTATTGCCGGGGATATTTCTGATTTCGGGCTGGGGCGCGAAATGCACTGGGTGCACCGCCGCCTGCAAAAGCTGCGCGTGCCCTACCTCACTGTCATCGGCAACCATGATGAGCTGGGCAACGGCCGCGCCGCCTACCAGGCGCACTTTGGCCCCCTGAACTACTCCTTTGTGTACCAGGGCACGCGCTTTATCTGCCTGGATACCAATGGCCGCGAGTACGGCTTTAACGGCCGCGTGCCCGACCTTGACTGGCTGGAGCAGCAGCTGGCCGATACCGCCGGCATTGCCCGAACCGTCATCCTCTGCCACGTCCCCCCCAACGATGCTGACTTCGACCCCAAACTGGTGCAACCCTACACGCAGCTGCTGGGCCGCCATCCTAAAGTAACCCTGCACCTAGGCGCGCACATTCACCGTTTCACGGCCGGGCAGCCCTTTCACGATGGGCTTACCTACCTTACGGCTTATAACCTGCGGAAGCGGCGCTACCATATTCTGACGCTGTGGGGGCAGCGCTACTTCCGCCTGGAAACCGTCAGCTATGCTAAGGTGCGCTAA
- a CDS encoding metallophosphoesterase family protein — protein MTSFFSSFSIRFLLGTLLLSLAGCEWVEFSPNDHRAPAEESHLTRKNLARLEQQTLPPGDTLRFVFTGDSQRFYEQADAFVQSVNQQQGISFVVVAGDISDFGLNREMRWVNEKLSKLSVPYLTVIGNHDQVANGRAAYQEIFGPLNYTFTYAGTRFIMTDTNGREYNFNGRIPDVPWVEQQLADTVGVQRQVVMSHVPPEDPDFDPALRPAYTAALRNAPRLVFELNGHRHDFHIGQPFDDGVTYINSFAFEKRQYVVLTVWGQKQFRLQTIAF, from the coding sequence ATGACATCTTTCTTCTCTTCTTTTTCTATTCGATTTCTTCTGGGTACCCTGCTCCTTTCTCTGGCCGGCTGCGAGTGGGTGGAGTTCAGTCCCAACGACCACCGGGCTCCGGCCGAAGAAAGCCACCTCACGCGCAAAAATCTGGCCCGCCTGGAGCAGCAGACCCTGCCGCCCGGCGACACGCTGCGGTTTGTATTCACCGGCGACTCCCAGCGGTTTTATGAGCAGGCCGATGCTTTTGTACAAAGCGTAAACCAACAGCAGGGCATTTCCTTTGTGGTAGTGGCCGGGGATATTTCTGATTTCGGCCTGAACCGCGAAATGCGCTGGGTAAATGAAAAGCTGAGTAAGCTAAGTGTGCCCTACCTCACCGTCATCGGCAACCACGACCAGGTAGCCAACGGCCGCGCCGCGTATCAGGAAATATTCGGGCCCCTGAACTACACGTTTACCTACGCCGGCACCCGCTTTATCATGACGGATACCAACGGGCGCGAGTACAACTTCAACGGCCGCATTCCGGACGTGCCTTGGGTGGAGCAGCAGCTGGCCGATACCGTGGGCGTACAGCGCCAGGTGGTGATGTCGCACGTGCCCCCGGAAGACCCCGACTTTGACCCGGCCCTGCGCCCGGCTTACACCGCCGCGCTGCGCAATGCCCCGCGGCTGGTATTTGAGCTGAACGGCCACCGCCACGATTTTCACATCGGCCAGCCCTTTGATGATGGCGTGACCTATATCAACTCCTTTGCCTTTGAGAAACGCCAGTATGTAGTGCTCACGGTGTGGGGCCAGAAGCAGTTCCGCCTCCAAACCATTGCTTTCTGA
- the radA gene encoding DNA repair protein RadA, protein MAKLKTLYFCQNCGAQSVKWIGRCPSCGEWNTYVEEVVQKEDTQAAGSWKTPAAASTTKVSKPRPVSEIHYEEEPRIITHDGELNRVLGGGLVPGSLVLIGGEPGIGKSTLMLQIAMQLRQLKVLYVSGEESEQQIKMRAERLIGEQHPGCYILTETNTQNIFKQIDQLQPNIVVIDSIQTLHSGLVESGAGSVSQVRECTQELLKYAKETGVPVLLIGHITKDGSIAGPKILEHMVDTVLQFEGDRHLSYRILRTIKNRFGSTSELGIYEMQGSGLRQVSNPSEILLSQRTETLSGMAIGATLEGNRPLLVEVQALVTPATYGTPQRSSTGFDAKRLQMLLAVLEKRSGLRLGQHDVFLNIAGGLRLDDPALDLAVCAAVVSSLNDIPLSGETCLAAEVGLSGEIRAVSRLDQRLSEAEKLGFGEMYISQFNARGLDLGRFGIRVHPVGRLDEVLSGLFG, encoded by the coding sequence ATGGCCAAACTGAAGACCCTTTATTTCTGCCAGAACTGCGGGGCGCAATCCGTGAAGTGGATTGGCCGCTGCCCTTCCTGCGGGGAGTGGAATACCTACGTGGAGGAAGTGGTGCAGAAGGAAGACACCCAGGCCGCCGGCTCCTGGAAAACGCCGGCCGCTGCCAGCACCACCAAAGTGTCTAAGCCGCGCCCCGTCAGTGAGATACACTATGAAGAAGAGCCCCGCATCATCACCCACGATGGCGAGCTGAACCGCGTGCTGGGCGGGGGCCTGGTACCTGGGTCCCTGGTGCTGATTGGGGGCGAGCCGGGCATCGGCAAAAGCACGCTCATGCTGCAGATTGCCATGCAGCTGCGCCAGCTGAAGGTGCTGTATGTGTCGGGTGAGGAAAGTGAGCAGCAGATCAAGATGCGCGCCGAGCGTCTCATTGGTGAGCAGCACCCGGGCTGCTACATTCTCACCGAAACCAATACCCAGAATATCTTCAAGCAGATAGACCAGCTGCAGCCCAACATCGTGGTCATCGACTCCATTCAAACCCTGCACTCGGGGCTGGTGGAATCGGGGGCGGGCTCCGTGAGCCAGGTGCGCGAGTGCACCCAGGAGCTGCTGAAGTATGCTAAGGAAACCGGCGTACCCGTGCTGCTCATCGGCCACATCACCAAAGACGGCTCCATTGCCGGTCCCAAAATTCTGGAGCACATGGTGGATACCGTGCTGCAGTTTGAGGGCGACCGGCACCTGAGCTACCGCATTCTGCGCACCATCAAAAACCGCTTCGGATCTACCTCAGAGTTGGGTATTTATGAGATGCAAGGCTCTGGTTTGCGGCAGGTGAGTAACCCCTCGGAAATTCTGCTTTCGCAGCGCACCGAAACGCTGAGCGGCATGGCTATTGGTGCCACGCTGGAAGGCAACCGCCCCTTGCTGGTAGAAGTGCAGGCCCTGGTTACGCCCGCCACCTACGGCACGCCCCAGCGCAGCAGCACCGGCTTTGATGCCAAACGCCTGCAGATGCTGCTGGCCGTGCTGGAAAAGCGCAGCGGCCTGCGCTTAGGTCAGCACGACGTATTCCTGAACATTGCCGGTGGCCTGCGCCTCGACGACCCGGCCCTGGACCTGGCCGTGTGCGCGGCCGTGGTTTCCTCGCTGAATGATATTCCGCTGTCCGGCGAAACCTGCCTAGCGGCCGAAGTGGGCCTGAGTGGGGAGATACGGGCCGTGAGCCGGCTGGATCAGCGCCTCTCCGAGGCCGAAAAGCTGGGGTTTGGCGAAATGTATATTTCGCAGTTTAATGCCCGGGGGCTCGATCTGGGGCGTTTTGGCATCCGGGTGCATCCGGTAGGCCGCCTGGATGAGGTGCTCAGTGGTTTGTTTGGCTAA
- a CDS encoding TlpA family protein disulfide reductase — MAALLAPLSGWAQGTVLLTGKISNQDSDTIAISVRDNPLQANEQLTYARVDSKGEFRLALKVDGPTRADLVYGDDVTALFVEPGNALEIKFKGSDMAGSIRFKGKGAEANTFLSEMDDKFVENDGFQVLPENIMLYEPGFLSFLDYRRKAEDKFLAENEESLSQPFINYVKAEIAYTYANDRLTFQDLREQVVATEGRLKMSPTYYEFLNDKSLINNASALQNEMYQEFLLNYVHYQAQSQSHQRSDPDFYQVCYEVAKENLSGSVRPLVLGRIMQESFRFGHIKLSQAMLSDFRTQPESGKYLPALQADFDAHKSFSIGAQAPDFKLVTAKGDSVSLRSFAGKLVYINFWKSTSGLCLRDLPYAQDLAKKFEGKNIVFLNIAFDENEPAWRQLVVSKKLPGVHVRASGGLRSALARAYALDNVPSYMLLAEDGTFLNTKPKRLSSHAAVEEIKDSFGKAALYTSTAEIKR, encoded by the coding sequence ATGGCTGCGCTTCTGGCGCCGCTGTCCGGCTGGGCGCAGGGCACCGTTTTACTTACCGGTAAAATCAGTAACCAGGACAGTGATACCATCGCCATTTCCGTGCGCGATAATCCCCTGCAGGCCAACGAGCAGCTGACCTACGCCCGCGTTGACAGCAAAGGCGAGTTCCGGCTGGCCCTGAAAGTAGACGGCCCTACCCGCGCCGACCTGGTGTACGGCGACGACGTAACGGCCCTGTTTGTGGAGCCGGGCAATGCTCTGGAAATCAAGTTTAAGGGCTCCGATATGGCGGGCTCCATCCGCTTTAAGGGCAAGGGGGCGGAAGCCAACACTTTCCTCTCGGAGATGGATGACAAGTTTGTGGAGAACGATGGTTTTCAGGTGCTGCCCGAAAATATCATGCTTTACGAGCCGGGATTTCTGAGCTTTCTGGATTATCGGCGGAAAGCTGAAGACAAGTTCCTGGCTGAAAATGAAGAGAGCCTTTCTCAGCCGTTCATCAACTACGTGAAGGCCGAAATTGCCTATACCTACGCCAACGACCGGCTGACTTTCCAGGACCTGCGCGAGCAGGTGGTAGCCACCGAGGGACGTCTGAAAATGTCGCCTACGTATTACGAATTCCTCAATGATAAAAGCCTGATCAACAACGCTTCTGCCCTGCAGAACGAAATGTATCAGGAGTTTCTGCTGAACTACGTTCACTACCAGGCGCAGAGCCAGAGCCACCAGCGCTCCGACCCTGATTTCTACCAGGTATGCTATGAGGTGGCCAAGGAGAATCTCAGTGGCAGTGTCCGGCCGCTGGTGCTGGGCCGCATTATGCAGGAGTCATTCCGCTTTGGGCACATCAAACTCTCGCAGGCCATGCTCAGCGACTTCCGCACCCAGCCGGAGTCCGGCAAGTACCTGCCCGCCCTGCAGGCCGACTTCGACGCGCACAAGTCCTTTTCCATTGGTGCCCAGGCCCCCGATTTCAAGCTGGTTACGGCCAAAGGCGACTCCGTCTCTCTGCGCAGCTTTGCCGGCAAGCTGGTGTACATCAACTTCTGGAAATCTACCAGCGGTTTGTGCCTGCGCGACCTGCCCTACGCACAGGATCTGGCCAAAAAGTTTGAAGGCAAGAACATTGTCTTCCTCAACATTGCCTTTGATGAGAACGAGCCCGCCTGGCGCCAGTTGGTGGTCAGCAAGAAGCTGCCGGGCGTGCACGTGCGCGCTTCCGGTGGTCTGCGTTCTGCCCTGGCCCGCGCCTACGCCTTGGACAACGTGCCCAGCTACATGCTGCTGGCCGAGGACGGTACCTTCCTGAATACCAAGCCCAAGCGCCTCAGCAGCCACGCGGCCGTAGAGGAAATCAAAGACTCCTTCGGCAAAGCGGCTCTGTATACCAGTACCGCCGAAATCAAGAGATAA
- a CDS encoding SPASM domain-containing protein: MRSTVLDGLNFLSKLTPRRALNTAQVVGGYALSKLTGKARHWGLPLALSFEPTTSCNLRCPECPSGLRSFTRPTGMLPDDLFKRTIDEVASRLWYLIFYFQGEPYLHPHFLELVKYAADKGIYTATSTNAHYLNDQNARRTVESGLDRLIISLDGTTQEVYQQYRVGGKLDKVLEGTKNIIKWRKELKSSTPRVVFQFLVVRPNEHQMEDAKALAKDLGVDDVWFKTAQIYDYAQGSPLIPTIDYYSRYENNNGTWSIKNKLLNHCWKMWHSCVITWDGLVVPCCFDKDAEYRLGDLQQQTFRGLWHGPKYQQFRASLLKGRDQIDMCRNCTEGTRVWG; the protein is encoded by the coding sequence ATGCGCTCCACCGTTCTTGATGGCCTGAATTTTCTGTCGAAGCTGACTCCGCGTCGCGCCCTGAATACGGCGCAGGTGGTAGGCGGCTATGCCCTGAGCAAGCTCACGGGCAAGGCCCGGCACTGGGGGCTGCCGCTGGCGCTTTCCTTCGAGCCCACCACCAGCTGCAACCTGCGCTGCCCGGAGTGCCCCAGCGGCCTGCGCTCCTTCACGCGCCCCACCGGCATGCTGCCCGATGACCTGTTCAAGCGCACCATTGATGAGGTAGCCTCCCGGCTCTGGTACCTAATTTTCTACTTTCAGGGCGAGCCCTACCTGCACCCGCACTTCTTGGAGCTGGTAAAATACGCCGCCGATAAAGGCATTTACACGGCCACCAGCACCAACGCCCACTACCTCAACGACCAGAATGCCCGCCGCACCGTGGAGTCAGGCCTCGACCGGCTGATTATCTCTCTTGATGGCACCACTCAGGAAGTGTACCAGCAATACCGGGTGGGCGGCAAGCTGGATAAGGTGCTGGAAGGCACCAAGAACATTATCAAGTGGCGGAAAGAGCTGAAATCGAGCACGCCGCGGGTGGTATTCCAATTTCTGGTAGTTCGTCCCAACGAGCATCAAATGGAAGATGCCAAAGCGCTGGCTAAAGACCTGGGCGTGGATGATGTGTGGTTTAAAACCGCCCAGATTTATGACTACGCCCAGGGCTCCCCGCTCATCCCCACCATTGACTACTATTCCCGCTACGAGAACAACAACGGCACCTGGAGCATCAAGAACAAGCTGCTGAACCACTGCTGGAAGATGTGGCACAGCTGCGTGATTACCTGGGACGGCCTGGTGGTGCCCTGCTGCTTTGATAAGGACGCCGAATACCGCCTCGGCGACCTGCAGCAGCAAACCTTCCGCGGGCTGTGGCACGGCCCCAAGTATCAGCAGTTCCGCGCCTCATTGTTAAAGGGTCGCGACCAGATTGACATGTGCCGCAACTGCACTGAAGGCACCCGCGTGTGGGGTTAA
- a CDS encoding mechanosensitive ion channel family protein, protein MLEVDKAFSLLGTKLHSWLRQAIMLLPNVLIGAVVLVITFFVARLVRRLIADVLRRVSHSEAINDLVSAVAYLVTLLLGVFFVLGILNLDKTVTSLLAGVGIIGLALGFAFQDIAANFIAGIIIAIQRPFNVGDMVQTTTFFGVVERISLRTVEIRQVTGELVRVPNKSVFENALINFSANRFRRVDVDGGVRHDSDLEHVRQVALETIAQLPNLAPDKPVQLMFTAFTNDAVTFQLRFWILHSKQIEYVGAKSDAIIALKRAFDEADISLAGPDSSSTAASKEKKTAQQ, encoded by the coding sequence ATGCTTGAAGTAGATAAGGCTTTTTCCCTCTTAGGGACAAAGCTGCATTCCTGGCTTCGCCAGGCCATTATGCTGTTGCCCAATGTGCTGATTGGGGCCGTTGTTTTAGTTATCACCTTTTTTGTAGCGCGGCTGGTGCGCCGGCTGATAGCCGATGTGCTACGGCGGGTTTCGCACAGCGAGGCCATCAACGATTTAGTATCAGCGGTAGCCTACCTGGTAACGCTGCTGCTGGGTGTATTCTTTGTGCTGGGTATTCTGAACCTGGATAAGACCGTCACCTCGCTGCTGGCGGGTGTCGGGATTATTGGCCTGGCCCTGGGCTTTGCCTTTCAGGATATTGCCGCCAACTTCATTGCCGGGATTATCATTGCCATTCAGCGGCCCTTTAATGTGGGGGATATGGTGCAGACCACCACGTTTTTTGGGGTGGTGGAGCGCATCAGCCTGCGCACTGTGGAAATCCGGCAGGTAACGGGCGAGCTGGTGCGCGTGCCCAACAAAAGCGTGTTCGAAAACGCCCTGATTAATTTCTCCGCCAACCGCTTCCGGCGCGTGGATGTGGATGGCGGCGTCCGCCACGACTCCGACCTGGAACATGTGCGGCAGGTAGCTCTGGAAACCATTGCTCAGCTGCCTAATCTGGCGCCTGACAAGCCGGTGCAGCTCATGTTCACGGCTTTTACCAACGATGCCGTCACCTTTCAGCTGCGCTTCTGGATTCTGCACTCCAAGCAGATTGAATATGTAGGGGCCAAAAGCGACGCTATTATTGCCCTGAAGCGGGCCTTTGATGAGGCCGATATTTCCCTGGCCGGGCCCGACAGCAGCTCAACGGCCGCCTCCAAAGAAAAGAAAACCGCCCAGCAGTAA